The following are encoded together in the Malaya genurostris strain Urasoe2022 chromosome 3, Malgen_1.1, whole genome shotgun sequence genome:
- the LOC131435809 gene encoding brachyurin-like: protein MKQFILFTVICVLGAEALVNRTPRLINGHSAPHQPYNAYVLYLNAQNSGFFGGGSIISDRHIVTAAQNILGFTRWDVGLGSNIFTQLSTITSTTATSHPNFNSANRANDIGIITLPNPLVFTSTIAPIALPPLNNALVLPLENEQGTIVGFGFTSAASTTRADFLIRSFQRVIADARCQQVYQITLPNHFCAEDTVETSNVCNGDIGAGFVTNVRGNAMLTGVASLITHSCDSQNPSGYIRIHTYRQWIQTVTQV from the exons ATGAAACAATTCATACTATTCACAGTAATATGTGTATTGGGCGCTGAG GCTCTCGTAAATCGCACACCTAGATTAATCAACGGGCACAGTGCTCCTCATCAGCCTTACAATGCTTATGTGCTGTACCTGAACGCCCAAAACTCTGGCTTCTTCGGGGGCGGCTCAATCATCTCCGATCGTCACATTGTTACAGCCGCGCAAAACATTCTCGG ATTTACTAGATGGGATGTTGGACTTGGATCAAACATCTTCACTCAACTGTCCACAATCACATCCACCACGGCGACTTCTCATCCAAACTTCAATTCTGCCAATAGAGCGAATGATATTGGCATCATCACATTACCCAATCCTCTTGTGTTCACGTCGACAATCGCTCCGATAGCGCTTCCACCTTTAAATAACGCGCTTGTGTTGCCATTAGAAAATGAACAAGGAACCATTGTAGGATTCGGCTTCACATCAGCAGCAT CTACTACCAGGGCAGACTTCCTTATACGATCATTCCAACGTGTCATAGCTGATGCACGTTGCCAACAAGTGTACCAGATCACCCTACCGAATCATTTCTGTGCCGAAGACACAGTTGAAACATCAAATGTGTGTAATGGAGACATAGGAGCAGGATTCGTAACGAATGTACGAGGTAACGCCATGCTCACCGGCGTGGCTTCGTTAATTACTCACAGTTGTGACAGCCAGAACCCATCCGGATACATTCGTATACACACCTACAGACAGTGGATTCAAACTGTCACCCAAGTCTGA